CTATATGAAATTGAATAATCCTTTTCTTTCCCCATCAATTCTTTTAAAATGAGCTCCATTCCCATAATGACTCCTTATTGTAAAAATGGATTATTTTCTTTTTCAAAGCCAATGCTTGTTTCTGGACCATGTCCACATAACACCGCTGTTTCATCTGGTAATACAAATAATTTCTCTTCAATACTTCCAATTAATTCAGCAAAACTTCCACCAGGCAAATCTGTTCTTCCAATGCTCATTTGGAACAATACATCTCCTGAGAATACAGCATTCGCCTCTTTACTATAATAAGAAATACTTCCTGGAGAATGTCCCGGCGTCTCAAAAATTTCAAAATTAAATGATTCAATTGTTAATGTACCTTCTGCATCAATAATATGATCCTCTGGTTTTGCTGTAATAC
The genomic region above belongs to Arcobacter sp. F2176 and contains:
- a CDS encoding MBL fold metallo-hydrolase, whose translation is ITAKPEDHIIDAEGTLTIESFNFEIFETPGHSPGSISYYSKEANAVFSGDVLFQMSIGRTDLPGGSFAELIGSIEEKLFVLPDETAVLCGHGPETSIGFEKENNPFLQ